ctggctccatagaagtgaatggggctgcgttaataacgcattgcatccgcaagcaagtgcggatgcaatgcgtttttcactgatggttgctaggagatgttgtttgtaaaccttcagttttttatcatgcgcgtgaaaaacgcatcaaaacgcattgcacccgcgcggaaaaaactgaacaactaaacgcaattgcagccaaaactgactgaacttgcttgcaaaatggtgcgagtttaactgaacgcaccctgaacgcatccggaccaaatctgtcacgctcgtgtgaactcagccttatactccagagctgcactcactattctgctggcggagtcactgtgtccatacattacattacttatcctgtactgatcctgatttacatcctgtattatactccagagctgcactcactattctgctggtggagtcactgtgtacatacattacattacttaggctactttcacactagcgttcgatcggatccgttctgaacggatccgatcatattaatgcagacggaggctccgttcagaacggatccgtctgcattaaaatggcaaaaaaaagctaagtgtgaaaatagcctcggacggatccgtccagactttcaatgtaaagtcaatgggggacggatccgcttgaagattgagccatattgtggcatcttcaaacggatccgtccccattgacttacaatgtaagtctggacggatccgcacggccaggcggacacccgaacgctgcaagcagcgttcagctgtccgcctgtccgtgcggaggcgagcggagcggaggctgaatgccgccagactgatgcagtctgagcggatccgcatccattcagactgcatcagggctggacggaggcgttcgggtccgctcgtgagccccttcaaacggagctcacgagcagaccgacgaacgctagtgtgaaagcagccttatcctgtactgatcctgagttgcatcctgtattatcatccagagctgcactcactattctgctggtgcagtcactgcgtacatacattacattaaagTGGCACTGCTGTGTGCAAACTCATTCTCGATTGATATAAACAGGAATTACAGAAACGTCCACAGGCCAGACCCTGTACTATTTGTGAATAACCCCCCTTTCTATGGACGTCATATGTTACTCACCACATTCATTCTGGCAAGAACAATGGGAAGGCCAAATGCAGAGACCACAATCCCAGTGGTGAAGAAGTACGCCAGTTCTTGGCAGGCACTGCTCGCTGCGTCACTGTCATCACTGACTCTTTTGGCAATAAAATGTGGAATGGGGCAAATAGCATAAAATATCAAAACAAAGAGGGGCCAATAGActctaaaaagaagaaaaaaaaaacattaggtacCAGAGACGAAATCCCTGGGGTAGAGGGGAATGGGGACGACGCTCTTATTCTGCTGGATGAGCACCCAATATACCTCTAGTCCCCACTAACTTTTAACACCTCCTGCTTTATGTCTAGATCAGACTAAGCACAGGGTTTGTTTACAGCCTATATCCATGGAGAACTATATCCCTACAAGACCTCTGTTTGCCATCAGTGAATGAAAACATTCTGAGAGATGCAGAGAGGTGGCCGAGCAATGAGCTGCTGCAGCATAGATATTTCTCAAAGGAATCTATTTGCTAAAATTATCATATTACTTttaatatgtcatagagacatatcaaaagtttagatgaGTGGGGGCCTGAGAGCCGAGACCCCCACGGATCCCTAGGAAGAGGAGAGAGAAGCgcgctctctctcctcgctgcacgAGATGgactccatagaagtctatgtgcCTCTCTCCATTCTGTCCTCAGCAGCGAGGAGAGAGCGCGATATGAGAACACCTACCTCCCCTCGTTCTAGGGATCAGTGGCgctcagacccccccccaatTATCTAAATTTTTGATATGTctctgacatatcaaaagttttgtgaaaagttagtgacgcTTTAACTTTACTCTGGGGGTAATGGTGCCGTAACATGCAGACGCAAGATCTGTGTTTTCCAGCATCACCCCCAACTGGTGACACTGGGAACCCTTCATATCATGTGTATGTAGTACTAAAATAACAAGGAAATTCAGAAGTAGTTGTTTCCACTTTCCAGCAGGACCAACCCTATCAGAACTGTACGATGGGATTCTTACTTGTAACTCTGTAAGGCACATCCTAACATGAGGAAGGTTAGACCAATGGCTCCACTAAATGATAAGGCGACAAGACCTAAAAGGGATGAAAAATAAGATATAAATTAGTGTAAGAGCCGCAATTAGCGCATTTCATGTTACCACACAATTGGACAGAGGTGGGAAGCACAGCAGGTTGTTTATGAGTATCGAAACGATCACCTATCTGATATTATGGAAAGAAATGACCGCACTGATCAGTCGTAACATTAAAACCTATGAGTAAGAACTCACATTCtgttgttcgaaacgcgtaagcGACTTTTTAACGGACTCTGTGATGTTTTTAGAATGTGACTAATAAAGGATGGAGTTTTAGAAAAGCTGGAGATTTTTCCTGGTTTATAACATTAAAACCACCTAATATTGTGCAGATCGCCCTTGTGCCGCCAAAAGAGCACTGACCTGTCAAGGTATGAACCTCATAATACCTCAAAATCTGGCGCCAACATGTtatcaggtaagtgacgcacacataCAGGCTGTCCACATGATGTTAatctgattcctcagaccaggct
This Bufo gargarizans isolate SCDJY-AF-19 chromosome 7, ASM1485885v1, whole genome shotgun sequence DNA region includes the following protein-coding sequences:
- the LEPROT gene encoding leptin receptor gene-related protein — translated: MAGIKGLVALSFSGAIGLTFLMLGCALQSYKVYWPLFVLIFYAICPIPHFIAKRVSDDSDAASSACQELAYFFTTGIVVSAFGLPIVLARMNVILWGACGLVLAGNAVIFLTIMGFFIVFGRGDDISWEQW